A genomic region of Coriobacteriaceae bacterium contains the following coding sequences:
- a CDS encoding PD-(D/E)XK nuclease family protein: MGVTTVSTLDALLEASNAALLRAQGEGAAATLIVPSHAWGQQRKLQLRTLIGTGVDVVTHAQFVSQLWDVYGDGSTIVAPAERKVLLRPLVTQVALFDASPSPDFVTQLAAFVEEAIYPGLCPSTALSSSESKLMELVSLYEAKLEHEGLVELAQAEHVLMQEGVCRGMHLVFEAPDLHSAHLRRFIAGIEPGASVSVLQQHLDINAGALPEDDELLALRQCLFTGKGGARAQGHVRVGEAHGAHVASDVVTGLVRSMHEETGIGYADMLVCCANAADAYPRLHDAFARAGVPFATQFAVPCARTGLGAAFFALETIVQAGDDAPFEPFVDVLCGPYAGVPTQDARALQMRWREQAGSVPYKRMRDVREGFAQGNASAAITRERLEPLVQLIDASRADRVRLLFEHARSAQLDVDTLVDDCAAAEALLDYLELCERFICEPDADEMASLPVMLNRSYGNQEEALRIVDPGALGTIRAGAIILCDLDARHYPMALQGGPFDALMRKLGIERADTLARDQRIMLLNAIESCEGCFAFTRTTHDAGGDESCPSALFEELVAAYRSSEEDEAGLSVQAVPQALRPWLLALNEADVFFASEGPHDDVSVTRGSLALAAMKKDLTHDLKDKPLTFSPTALEDYYRCPYRWFACRRVGYNGMDVTFDAAAQGNLVHATMERFYRCLKQAGHDRVTEQNVDEALAIANKAFDQQLEDDQSRERRGLYLRTEYDSCACEELRQQVFDLVRRDATFLPGFIPIYFELELGRSSEQLLEYAGVPVRGKVDRVDVDAEGNAVIIDYKLSGLSAGYGFGRDDELPQRIQTDIYATLVERHFAALGTPLHVVGSVYRSYAKNALRGVYARGIPWGDTEQLREDFDALPRAGSDEGYDAYLTRVEDVLASCVERLRAGDIAPAPLSSDVCEYCKAASFCPRRGA, from the coding sequence ATGGGGGTAACGACGGTCAGCACGCTTGACGCGCTGCTTGAGGCGAGTAACGCTGCTTTGCTGCGCGCACAAGGCGAAGGTGCCGCTGCCACGCTCATCGTACCCTCGCATGCATGGGGGCAGCAGCGCAAGCTGCAGCTCCGCACGCTTATTGGCACTGGTGTCGATGTCGTGACGCATGCGCAGTTCGTGAGCCAGCTCTGGGATGTCTACGGTGATGGCTCCACCATCGTGGCACCTGCCGAGCGCAAGGTCTTGCTGCGCCCGCTTGTCACGCAGGTTGCCCTCTTCGATGCCTCGCCCTCTCCTGACTTCGTCACGCAGCTTGCCGCGTTTGTCGAGGAAGCCATCTATCCGGGGCTGTGCCCGAGCACCGCGTTATCGAGCTCGGAGTCAAAGCTCATGGAGCTCGTATCGCTCTATGAGGCAAAGCTCGAGCATGAAGGCCTTGTCGAGCTTGCCCAGGCCGAGCACGTGCTCATGCAAGAGGGCGTCTGTCGGGGCATGCACCTAGTCTTCGAAGCCCCCGACTTGCATAGCGCACATCTGCGCCGCTTCATCGCCGGGATCGAGCCAGGCGCGTCAGTTTCCGTCCTTCAGCAGCATCTCGACATTAACGCGGGCGCTTTGCCAGAAGACGACGAGCTCCTTGCCTTGCGCCAGTGCCTTTTCACGGGCAAGGGCGGTGCTCGGGCGCAAGGCCACGTGCGTGTGGGCGAGGCTCACGGCGCGCATGTCGCAAGCGATGTGGTCACGGGTCTCGTGCGCAGCATGCACGAGGAAACCGGCATCGGGTATGCGGACATGCTCGTTTGCTGCGCCAACGCTGCCGATGCATACCCGCGTTTGCATGATGCATTTGCGCGTGCGGGTGTTCCCTTTGCCACGCAGTTTGCCGTGCCTTGTGCGCGCACGGGTCTGGGCGCTGCGTTCTTTGCGCTCGAGACGATCGTGCAGGCGGGTGATGATGCGCCCTTCGAACCCTTCGTCGATGTGCTGTGTGGTCCTTATGCGGGGGTACCTACCCAAGATGCTCGTGCCTTGCAAATGCGCTGGCGCGAACAAGCCGGCTCGGTGCCATACAAGAGAATGCGCGACGTGCGCGAGGGCTTCGCCCAGGGCAATGCGAGCGCTGCCATCACGCGCGAGCGTCTTGAACCTCTCGTGCAGCTCATCGATGCTTCGCGCGCCGATCGCGTCAGGCTTCTCTTCGAGCACGCACGCTCGGCGCAGCTCGATGTCGACACGCTTGTCGACGACTGCGCGGCAGCCGAGGCTTTGCTGGACTATCTTGAGCTCTGCGAGCGCTTCATCTGCGAGCCCGATGCCGATGAGATGGCGAGTCTTCCCGTCATGCTCAATCGCTCATACGGCAACCAGGAGGAGGCCCTTCGCATCGTCGATCCGGGCGCGCTCGGGACCATTCGCGCGGGTGCCATCATTCTATGTGATCTGGATGCGCGTCATTATCCGATGGCATTGCAGGGCGGCCCGTTCGACGCGCTCATGCGCAAGCTTGGCATCGAGCGCGCAGACACGCTTGCCCGCGACCAGCGTATTATGCTGCTCAACGCCATCGAATCGTGCGAGGGTTGCTTTGCCTTTACGCGCACGACACACGATGCAGGTGGTGACGAAAGCTGTCCGAGCGCGCTGTTCGAGGAGCTCGTCGCCGCGTATCGCAGTTCCGAGGAAGACGAAGCGGGGCTTTCCGTCCAGGCTGTCCCGCAAGCTCTCAGGCCATGGCTGCTTGCGTTGAACGAGGCTGACGTCTTCTTCGCGAGCGAGGGGCCGCATGACGATGTCTCGGTTACGCGCGGTTCGCTTGCATTGGCTGCGATGAAGAAGGACCTGACACACGATCTCAAGGACAAGCCCCTGACGTTTTCGCCTACGGCTCTCGAGGATTATTACCGCTGTCCGTATCGTTGGTTTGCATGTCGGCGCGTGGGCTACAACGGCATGGACGTCACATTCGATGCAGCCGCTCAGGGCAATCTCGTTCATGCGACCATGGAGCGTTTCTACCGTTGTCTCAAGCAGGCCGGGCATGATCGCGTGACGGAGCAGAACGTGGACGAGGCGCTTGCCATTGCCAACAAGGCCTTCGACCAGCAACTTGAAGATGACCAGTCGCGCGAGCGTCGGGGTCTCTACCTGCGCACCGAATACGACTCATGCGCGTGCGAAGAGCTGCGTCAACAGGTCTTCGACCTCGTGCGTCGTGATGCCACGTTTTTGCCGGGCTTCATCCCTATCTACTTTGAGCTTGAGCTTGGCCGTTCCTCAGAGCAGCTTCTCGAATACGCCGGCGTGCCTGTGCGTGGCAAGGTCGATCGCGTCGATGTCGATGCGGAGGGAAACGCCGTCATCATCGATTACAAGCTCAGTGGCCTTTCTGCTGGCTACGGCTTCGGCCGTGACGACGAGCTGCCGCAGCGCATCCAGACCGACATATATGCCACGCTTGTCGAGCGGCACTTCGCGGCGCTCGGCACGCCACTTCACGTCGTTGGCTCCGTCTATCGTTCATATGCCAAGAACGCGTTGCGCGGTGTCTATGCGCGCGGCATACCGTGGGGTGACACCGAGCAACTACGCGAGGACTTCGATGCGTTGCCTCGTGCCGGTAGCGACGAGGGGTACGATGCGTATCTCACGCGTGTCGAGGATGTGCTCGCATCATGTGTCGAGCGTCTCCGTGCGGGTGACATTGCGCCGGCTCCGCTCTCGAGCGACGTGTGCGAGTACTGCAAGGCGGCTTCGTTTTGTCCCAGGAGAGGTGCCTGA
- a CDS encoding UvrD-helicase domain-containing protein: MPLTPSQQAAVESAHEPLFIQAGAGTGKTFTLTKRIAYGLSQESGPLIGDVDRLLTITFTNKAAGELIGRVRAELRAQGLDEESLKIDAAWISTIHSMCRRILLSHAFDVGVDPGANLLTEDETQALSALALDALLQDNAKDARLILLFDNLGVESATKLINSLSELLMLAPGGRDDFDLGPAPAPARVIASRVQGLLATYQGALAELDELGLPEGKITYVQNRDKVAAVAAALEALLASQKGTPSWSALANAIEECRPPGGGNLSAPYNGIFAECRDALLEVAAEAQSASAYELLRAALDLAAEHLERHRALKQAQGALDTNDLLIATYKLLDEDDELARTYRESFDSVMVDEFQDTDNLQVGIVSKICDEDLATLATVGDAQQSIYGFRGADLEVYQRTRAMMRERGSNEVELTVNYRSQPDILRFVEDIFSKPEFFGGEFLKVSSGREEGFNPSWLLPDEPRVKILLSAGHKAEKGQGRTSVDALRQADAVALADEFERLHAQGAPYGDMAILLQSTKGAKAGPYLRELRKRGIPVIVSGGSDFFLQPEVLTVVMLLRVLADRDDDEALFDLLGSDFFNASDDALLVLSVINRQRLRLLPGESRAKSSLYDALCLYIEEAQDDADEALARAFDTLEYALAVSPSIPLAQLVRETIALSGWQATLSARGIEGGAVFANIERACDLIEDYEQLHGHAPFAMSAYFRSLVDLAREGKGARAKLGTLVSSGQDAVCIMTIHSSKGLEFPIVAVAEFEKSARHTGASLISLSEEGRRYLALGVTGSSAAARYLADENQDPGSFAFASEVAEHRAHAHQLKKLRDAQEQQRLLYVALTRARDKLILVAHDGAFASKGDLSAGLTSSCLHAVFGKEIPTQHARIRTDAGALVELAITEVPYGVQEEQADDKENSLVVTHRYPVFELPPRISAQPLDRRQIYSYSSIAHRDAQHRELVAPAVTLHDRSQDVETVSPVGSSFHLVAQWLASVPRADERGIERRMLATAHRYGLDEEQRTRLANAVAAWVSSERYAMVQEHERRHAEYAFCVDVEGIPLEGYIDLICFDGEGGALVIDYKTGTSGQGEDLHERYVLQAQCYAYALLSSGACEHVDMAFVRPEANMEEVLFSFDASDAPALAQKILG; this comes from the coding sequence ATGCCTCTTACCCCTAGTCAACAAGCTGCGGTCGAAAGTGCCCACGAGCCGTTATTCATCCAGGCTGGCGCCGGCACGGGCAAGACCTTTACGCTCACCAAGCGCATCGCATACGGTCTCTCGCAAGAGTCGGGGCCGCTCATCGGCGATGTCGATCGACTGCTCACCATCACGTTTACCAACAAGGCTGCAGGCGAGCTTATCGGCCGCGTGCGCGCCGAGTTGCGTGCACAGGGGCTTGACGAAGAGTCCCTCAAGATTGACGCCGCCTGGATATCAACCATCCATTCGATGTGCCGCCGCATACTGCTTTCGCATGCCTTCGATGTCGGTGTCGACCCAGGTGCAAACTTGCTCACCGAGGACGAGACGCAGGCGCTTTCCGCCCTCGCGCTCGATGCGTTGTTACAGGACAACGCAAAGGACGCGCGTCTCATCTTGCTTTTCGACAATCTTGGTGTCGAGAGCGCGACGAAGCTCATCAACAGCCTGTCAGAATTGCTCATGCTCGCGCCGGGCGGCAGGGATGATTTCGATTTGGGGCCAGCTCCTGCGCCGGCTCGCGTCATCGCCAGTCGCGTGCAAGGGCTCCTCGCCACGTATCAGGGGGCACTTGCCGAGCTCGACGAGTTGGGACTTCCCGAGGGCAAGATAACGTATGTCCAGAATCGCGATAAGGTCGCTGCGGTAGCAGCGGCTCTCGAGGCGCTGCTTGCCAGCCAAAAGGGCACTCCTTCCTGGAGCGCGCTTGCCAACGCCATCGAGGAGTGCAGGCCACCAGGTGGAGGCAATCTCTCCGCACCCTATAACGGCATCTTCGCCGAATGCAGAGATGCTCTGCTCGAGGTCGCAGCTGAGGCACAGTCTGCGAGTGCGTACGAGCTTCTGCGGGCGGCGCTCGACCTTGCGGCAGAGCATCTCGAGCGCCATCGTGCGCTCAAGCAAGCGCAAGGTGCGCTCGATACAAATGACCTGCTCATCGCGACGTACAAGCTGCTCGACGAAGACGATGAACTAGCGCGGACATATCGCGAGAGCTTCGACTCCGTCATGGTCGACGAGTTCCAGGATACGGACAACTTGCAGGTTGGCATCGTGAGCAAGATATGCGACGAGGACCTTGCGACGCTGGCCACAGTGGGTGATGCGCAGCAATCAATATACGGCTTTCGCGGGGCCGACCTCGAGGTATACCAGCGTACGCGTGCCATGATGCGCGAGCGCGGCTCCAACGAGGTCGAACTCACCGTTAACTATCGTTCGCAACCCGACATCCTGCGTTTCGTCGAGGACATCTTCTCCAAACCGGAGTTCTTCGGTGGGGAGTTCCTCAAGGTGAGTTCGGGTCGCGAGGAAGGGTTCAACCCGTCATGGCTTCTGCCAGACGAGCCACGTGTGAAGATACTCCTCTCGGCCGGTCACAAGGCAGAAAAGGGGCAGGGAAGAACTTCGGTTGACGCGTTGCGCCAGGCCGATGCCGTGGCGCTTGCCGATGAATTCGAGCGCCTACACGCACAAGGCGCCCCGTATGGCGACATGGCGATTCTGCTCCAGTCGACGAAGGGCGCCAAGGCAGGTCCCTACCTGCGCGAGCTGCGCAAACGCGGCATACCGGTCATCGTCTCGGGCGGCTCGGACTTCTTCTTGCAGCCTGAGGTTTTGACCGTTGTCATGTTGCTACGCGTTTTGGCAGACCGTGATGATGACGAGGCGCTCTTCGATTTGCTCGGCTCGGACTTCTTCAACGCAAGCGATGACGCGCTGCTCGTCCTGTCGGTCATCAACCGCCAGCGCCTCAGGCTCTTGCCCGGTGAGTCACGCGCCAAGTCCTCGCTCTATGACGCGCTCTGCCTATATATCGAGGAAGCGCAGGACGATGCCGATGAGGCGCTCGCGCGTGCGTTCGATACGCTCGAGTATGCGCTTGCTGTCTCACCGAGCATCCCTCTCGCTCAGCTCGTGCGAGAGACCATCGCGCTTTCCGGCTGGCAAGCCACGCTGTCTGCGCGCGGTATCGAGGGCGGTGCGGTTTTTGCGAATATCGAGCGCGCATGTGATCTCATCGAAGACTACGAGCAGCTTCACGGACATGCGCCTTTTGCCATGAGCGCCTATTTCCGCAGCCTCGTCGATCTCGCTCGTGAGGGCAAGGGCGCTCGTGCCAAGCTCGGAACACTCGTAAGCTCGGGTCAGGATGCCGTCTGCATCATGACGATTCATAGCTCCAAGGGTCTGGAGTTTCCCATCGTTGCCGTTGCGGAGTTCGAAAAGAGCGCGCGTCATACCGGTGCATCGCTCATTTCGCTTTCCGAGGAGGGCAGACGCTATCTCGCGCTTGGCGTTACGGGGTCGAGCGCCGCCGCACGCTACCTTGCCGACGAAAACCAGGACCCTGGCTCCTTCGCCTTTGCCAGCGAGGTCGCCGAGCATCGGGCTCATGCCCATCAGCTCAAGAAGCTGCGCGATGCACAGGAGCAGCAGCGTTTGCTCTATGTCGCGCTCACGCGTGCGCGAGACAAACTCATCCTCGTGGCACATGATGGCGCTTTCGCATCCAAGGGCGACTTGTCTGCGGGCCTCACGAGCAGCTGCCTGCACGCGGTGTTTGGCAAGGAGATTCCCACGCAGCATGCAAGGATCAGGACAGATGCCGGGGCGCTCGTGGAGCTTGCCATCACCGAAGTTCCCTACGGGGTGCAAGAGGAGCAGGCAGACGACAAAGAGAACTCGCTCGTCGTCACGCATCGTTATCCGGTTTTTGAGCTGCCACCGCGTATTTCGGCGCAGCCGCTTGATCGCAGGCAAATCTACTCGTATTCCTCGATTGCGCATCGCGATGCGCAACACCGTGAGCTTGTCGCTCCCGCAGTTACCTTGCATGATCGCTCTCAGGATGTCGAGACGGTCAGCCCCGTCGGTTCGTCATTTCACCTTGTCGCGCAATGGCTTGCGTCGGTTCCGCGTGCCGATGAACGCGGCATTGAGCGTCGCATGCTCGCCACCGCGCATCGCTATGGGCTCGATGAGGAGCAACGCACGCGGCTTGCCAACGCGGTCGCCGCCTGGGTCTCATCGGAGCGTTACGCCATGGTGCAGGAGCACGAGCGTCGCCATGCGGAGTACGCGTTCTGCGTCGATGTCGAAGGCATTCCGCTCGAAGGCTACATTGACCTCATATGCTTTGACGGCGAAGGGGGAGCCCTGGTCATCGACTACAAGACGGGCACGAGCGGACAGGGTGAGGACCTGCACGAGCGTTACGTCCTGCAGGCGCAGTGCTATGCCTACGCGCTGCTGTCCTCGGGCGCCTGCGAGCATGTCGACATGGCGTTCGTACGTCCCGAGGCCAACATGGAGGAAGTGCTCTTTAGTTTTGACGCGAGCGATGCTCCGGCGCTTGCGCAGAAGATCCTTGGGTAG
- a CDS encoding DUF3990 domain-containing protein: protein MSIIHLHHGSSMVVRGPSIDRCKPHNDYGRGFYCTRSLELAKEWACQQGHSGFANTYAIDMESLDVLDLNSGPFNILHWLTLLLQNRTIRLASPVMVQGDAWLKKHFSIDVSSADVIKGYRADDSYFGFARAFLRNEITLEQLSRAMRLGELGEQHMVKSPRAFDALDFVSCEPAQSAVYWAKRTARDDKARRDFRELASVQEHGELAKPALYISTLMTLEEDDLHACLR from the coding sequence ATGAGCATAATCCATCTTCATCATGGATCATCGATGGTGGTAAGGGGGCCAAGCATCGATAGGTGCAAACCGCACAATGACTACGGGCGTGGGTTCTATTGCACGCGCAGCTTGGAACTTGCCAAGGAGTGGGCGTGCCAGCAGGGACATAGTGGCTTTGCGAATACCTATGCGATTGATATGGAGTCGCTCGACGTTCTCGACTTGAATAGCGGTCCGTTCAACATCCTTCATTGGCTCACCCTGCTTCTCCAGAATCGGACCATTCGGCTCGCGAGTCCCGTCATGGTCCAAGGGGATGCATGGCTCAAGAAACACTTTTCGATTGATGTTTCGTCAGCAGATGTCATCAAGGGCTATCGTGCCGATGACTCGTATTTCGGCTTCGCACGCGCGTTCCTACGCAACGAGATTACGCTCGAACAGCTCTCTCGCGCAATGCGCCTTGGCGAGCTGGGGGAGCAACACATGGTCAAGAGCCCCCGTGCCTTCGATGCGCTCGATTTCGTGTCGTGCGAGCCCGCGCAAAGCGCTGTCTACTGGGCAAAGCGAACAGCGCGCGACGATAAGGCGCGCAGAGATTTTCGAGAACTGGCAAGCGTTCAGGAGCATGGTGAGCTTGCAAAACCCGCACTATATATCAGCACCCTCATGACACTGGAGGAGGATGACCTTCATGCATGCTTACGCTGA
- a CDS encoding helix-turn-helix domain-containing protein, with translation MDAMETLGEMTDYASQAFSIDLGRFWTLFTVTTFAREFETGSPRVIVGMSGIELALRVAECVGLSPVEEPLTAGELVDVWAQGKMPLVDYGPSGLTPEYWCGWALAYYQWASNRTFSNINEFLTMEDALRMYPTFHEESEERFAEAADQRALQVEHVSRLREYRLIAGLSQSELARRSGVGIRAIQQYEQGAKDINRAAAHNVQSLARVLHCMPGDLLEPQVKIEYAVVDLDR, from the coding sequence ATGGACGCGATGGAAACCCTAGGCGAGATGACGGATTACGCATCCCAAGCCTTCAGCATCGATCTCGGGCGCTTTTGGACGCTTTTTACCGTGACGACATTCGCAAGGGAATTCGAAACAGGGTCACCCCGGGTCATTGTCGGCATGTCGGGCATCGAGCTTGCTCTGCGGGTGGCAGAGTGTGTCGGTCTTTCGCCTGTCGAAGAACCTCTGACGGCAGGAGAGCTCGTCGATGTCTGGGCACAGGGCAAAATGCCCCTGGTGGACTATGGCCCATCCGGCCTCACTCCCGAATATTGGTGCGGCTGGGCACTCGCGTATTATCAATGGGCGAGTAATCGGACGTTTTCGAATATCAATGAGTTCTTGACCATGGAGGACGCGCTTCGGATGTATCCGACGTTTCACGAGGAGTCAGAAGAGCGTTTTGCCGAGGCCGCGGATCAAAGGGCTTTGCAAGTCGAACACGTCTCGCGCCTGCGCGAATACCGTCTCATTGCCGGTCTGTCGCAATCCGAGCTCGCGCGCCGGTCGGGTGTGGGGATTCGCGCAATCCAACAATACGAGCAGGGGGCAAAGGACATAAACAGAGCCGCCGCGCACAATGTTCAGTCGCTTGCGCGCGTGCTCCACTGCATGCCAGGTGATTTGCTTGAACCGCAGGTGAAAATCGAATATGCGGTTGTCGATCTGGACAGATGA
- the dinB gene encoding DNA polymerase IV: MQRTWSGKAILLVDLDAFFASVEQLDHPEWRGKPVIVGGRADRRGVVSTCSYEARTYGVRSAMASAVAERLCPDAIWTTPHFERYHEMSRAVMDILYAESPLLEQVSIDEAFLDVTPGRFTGDDPVAIAMRIQEHVAELGVTCSIGVASGKTVAKIASDLDKPQGLTVVYPGSEAAFLAPMKIRVMSGIGKQSVKRLEAVGIRTLGELAAADVETLRPIFGVNAPVMRDRAAEIDERPIVTERTLKSVSHERTFASDLTTRAEIEDAVDFLGSMVGRRLRRKQLAGHTVTLKLRYDDLSIRSAQQGLGANIDDEGVFIPVAKRLIGEIWQEGDAVRLVGVGISGFDTQDEQLDLFASAETEQGNAEAIAAADKVRDRFGDGALKFGRELKLKAKDTGTRGMNDGHL, translated from the coding sequence TTGCAGCGCACATGGTCGGGCAAGGCGATTCTACTCGTCGACCTTGACGCGTTCTTTGCCTCCGTCGAGCAACTCGACCATCCCGAGTGGCGCGGCAAGCCGGTCATCGTCGGCGGTCGCGCCGATCGTCGCGGTGTCGTCTCCACCTGCTCTTACGAAGCCCGCACCTATGGAGTGCGCTCCGCCATGGCCTCGGCTGTCGCCGAGCGTCTGTGCCCGGACGCCATCTGGACGACGCCCCACTTCGAACGCTATCACGAGATGTCCCGCGCCGTCATGGATATCCTCTATGCCGAATCGCCGTTGCTCGAGCAGGTCTCCATTGACGAGGCCTTTCTCGACGTCACTCCCGGGCGCTTCACGGGAGATGATCCCGTGGCTATCGCCATGCGTATCCAGGAACATGTCGCCGAGCTGGGTGTCACGTGCTCGATCGGCGTGGCAAGCGGCAAGACGGTCGCAAAGATCGCCTCCGACCTCGATAAGCCCCAAGGTCTCACCGTGGTGTACCCGGGAAGCGAGGCGGCATTTCTCGCCCCCATGAAGATTCGCGTCATGTCCGGCATCGGCAAGCAGAGCGTAAAGCGTCTCGAGGCGGTAGGCATACGCACTCTCGGAGAGCTGGCTGCTGCGGATGTGGAGACCCTACGTCCCATCTTTGGCGTGAACGCACCGGTCATGCGCGACCGGGCCGCGGAAATAGACGAGCGTCCCATCGTGACCGAACGCACGCTTAAATCCGTGAGCCACGAGCGCACCTTCGCAAGCGACCTCACCACCCGTGCCGAAATCGAGGATGCCGTCGATTTTCTGGGATCGATGGTCGGTCGGCGTCTACGGCGCAAGCAGCTTGCGGGTCATACGGTCACGCTCAAGCTGCGCTATGACGACCTGTCGATACGCAGCGCCCAGCAAGGATTGGGCGCCAACATCGACGACGAGGGCGTCTTCATTCCCGTCGCCAAGAGGCTCATCGGCGAAATCTGGCAAGAGGGCGATGCCGTGCGCCTCGTCGGTGTGGGCATATCGGGATTCGACACGCAAGACGAGCAGCTCGACCTGTTTGCGAGCGCCGAGACCGAACAGGGCAACGCCGAGGCCATTGCCGCAGCGGACAAGGTACGCGACAGGTTTGGCGATGGAGCGCTCAAATTTGGTCGCGAGCTCAAGCTCAAGGCCAAGGACACCGGCACCCGCGGCATGAACGACGGTCATTTGTGA
- a CDS encoding DUF47 family protein → MAHKHKFDYFEAFVEIGNCAVEYADALVDYLTSHYDEEKHMGAISPAEVLEHYYVLHEIEEKSDSVVQAITENLILEFIAPIEREDILELADELDTVVDELDDVLQRIYMHNITVITPEIIEMIHIVQKTTHALQAACDKFTHFKKSKSIKDYIKEIHKYEDEGDHVYIESVHRIYKKAEEDEFEHALFAVGLYGVLSALEKCCDACESAGDIMVAVRLKNS, encoded by the coding sequence ATGGCACACAAGCATAAGTTTGACTACTTCGAGGCGTTCGTGGAAATCGGCAACTGCGCCGTCGAATATGCCGATGCGCTTGTCGATTACCTGACGAGTCATTATGACGAGGAAAAGCACATGGGTGCTATCAGTCCGGCAGAAGTTCTCGAGCATTATTACGTCCTGCACGAGATCGAGGAGAAGTCCGACAGCGTTGTCCAGGCCATCACCGAGAATCTCATCCTCGAGTTCATCGCACCTATCGAACGTGAGGATATCCTTGAGCTTGCCGATGAGCTCGATACGGTGGTTGACGAGCTCGACGACGTCTTGCAGCGTATCTACATGCACAACATCACCGTCATCACGCCAGAAATCATCGAGATGATTCACATCGTGCAGAAGACGACCCACGCTCTTCAGGCCGCTTGCGACAAATTCACCCACTTCAAGAAGTCGAAGTCCATCAAGGATTACATCAAGGAGATCCATAAGTATGAGGATGAGGGCGACCATGTCTACATCGAGTCCGTGCATCGGATCTACAAGAAGGCCGAGGAAGACGAGTTCGAGCACGCACTTTTCGCCGTCGGCCTCTACGGCGTACTCTCCGCACTCGAGAAGTGCTGTGACGCATGCGAGAGCGCGGGAGACATCATGGTTGCCGTGCGCCTCAAGAACTCCTAG
- the tig gene encoding trigger factor: protein MEVTTSTREDGKTQVTVHMTADEVKKHIDKAFKDFSKTRIPGFRAGKAPRKVIEQNFGGHNAVYAQITSDMINDVAPRAIDEQDIIFIGDPEFDENDLAADGEDYEFTMFGDIKPSVELDSYDPVEIKMPSEEATQEDVDIQLHALQDYYNNFETVERAAKDGDFVMIKLASTADGASVDALSNESRLVEIGGPMMPQELTEQLVGMKAGDEKEFDFTTEFDPSLAGKTIHTTVTVKEVREKETPELDDEFAKKVGFDTFDELVEQLKNEITSTKAEQLPRLKESRCVTELSRRIKGDIPDAYLDYTRENILRDFFNSLQEQGTTFDQFLSSRGITGEQFREDLEAQAREEAEECLALDALFTHLGMSIGEEDIEKEFSVANNPEATRKAWEDAGRMSIIREAIRRQRATKWLVDNAVVTIDNGTDDEA, encoded by the coding sequence TTGGAAGTCACGACGAGCACCCGCGAAGACGGCAAGACGCAGGTCACCGTTCACATGACTGCAGATGAAGTCAAGAAGCACATCGACAAGGCATTCAAGGACTTTTCGAAGACCCGTATCCCGGGCTTTCGCGCAGGCAAGGCGCCGCGCAAGGTCATCGAGCAGAACTTCGGCGGACATAATGCAGTCTATGCTCAGATCACTTCTGACATGATCAACGATGTCGCCCCGCGCGCCATCGACGAGCAAGATATCATCTTCATCGGCGACCCCGAGTTCGACGAGAACGATCTCGCGGCAGATGGCGAGGACTACGAGTTCACGATGTTCGGCGACATCAAGCCGAGCGTCGAGCTCGACTCCTACGATCCCGTCGAGATCAAGATGCCCTCCGAGGAAGCAACCCAGGAGGACGTCGACATTCAACTCCATGCCCTGCAGGATTACTACAACAACTTCGAGACGGTCGAGCGCGCCGCCAAGGACGGCGACTTCGTGATGATCAAGCTCGCGTCCACGGCTGATGGTGCGTCCGTCGATGCCCTTTCGAACGAGAGCCGTCTGGTCGAGATCGGTGGCCCGATGATGCCGCAAGAGCTCACCGAGCAGCTCGTCGGCATGAAGGCGGGTGACGAGAAGGAGTTCGATTTCACGACGGAGTTTGACCCCAGCCTTGCCGGCAAGACCATTCACACCACCGTCACCGTCAAGGAAGTCCGCGAGAAGGAGACGCCGGAACTTGACGACGAATTCGCCAAGAAGGTCGGCTTCGACACCTTCGACGAGCTCGTCGAGCAGCTCAAGAACGAGATCACCAGCACCAAGGCCGAGCAGCTGCCGCGCCTCAAGGAGAGCCGCTGCGTGACTGAGCTTTCGCGCCGCATCAAGGGCGACATCCCCGACGCCTATCTCGATTACACGCGCGAGAACATCCTGCGCGACTTCTTCAACAGCCTGCAGGAGCAGGGCACCACGTTCGACCAGTTCCTGTCGAGCCGCGGCATCACGGGCGAGCAGTTCAGGGAGGACCTCGAGGCGCAGGCGCGCGAGGAGGCCGAGGAATGCCTGGCGCTCGACGCACTGTTCACGCATCTCGGTATGAGCATCGGCGAGGAAGACATCGAGAAGGAGTTCAGCGTCGCCAACAATCCGGAGGCCACGCGCAAGGCGTGGGAGGACGCTGGCCGCATGTCCATCATCCGCGAGGCCATCAGACGTCAGCGTGCCACCAAGTGGTTGGTGGATAACGCAGTCGTTACCATCGACAATGGCACGGATGACGAGGCATAA